From the genome of Hyalangium gracile, one region includes:
- a CDS encoding cyclic nucleotide-binding domain-containing protein, with translation MEMRKLRDKATEAFAKGRFSKAAEIYEEYCKAEPKDYQARLRMGDAWAKAGQKDRAVSAYQLAATGFAREGFLPRAIAASKLILELDPAHKGVQRMLADLYARKSAGDDGASQRPSKPARRVELPAFTENMGVSMGPSVAPLELPEEDMEIPLHAPLEIPESPPVARAAAVEEPPDEELAVVQGVPMAHPPEAPAAPAPAPVQAQPPPQAPEVSSPPLDPVPIPITELLVRPRPAPSPAPEVPPAPVTSEPAASEPVQAFPPAPDPTPAATQGPPPPRAPEPPAPSVSARPPGLSPRSTPQRPSVSVPAVPTEPPRAAPAPAPVEAAPVQANMVASADETSLEVDLGRGVKKLAWAALSEPLFPVATAAKESAPVAAAPVSSAPPPAASSPAAPTPVAPAPAAATPAGSAPPGLRPRRPSEPGMPDMAVTPSPGRSAVVASSQPPVSTAFTEPDPEGDTLLHAVEAAAISGVKQRAAHSADGTHVEDEDILSLTEEVSAEAPAAGALPNIPLFSDLPQDAFIELFERCPLRRFSQGQRVFEQGSHGNAFYVICEGSVHVFRHEGSQRKELATLGSGAFFGEMALLSGAPRMASVESTTEDTQLLEISAPVLAELSRQHPQVARALKKFCRERMLSNVMSTSALFEPFGRKDRRVLVEKFRAREVKRNEIIVREGDRTDGLYVVLSGEVEARKGDQVLSRMREGELFGEISLLSKTPATATVMAIRRTSLLRLPREDFDALILTHPQILVLVSELSEQRLRRTEALTGTQVLELTAEDLLV, from the coding sequence ATGGAGATGCGCAAGCTCAGGGACAAGGCCACCGAGGCCTTTGCCAAGGGCCGCTTCTCCAAAGCCGCGGAAATCTACGAGGAGTACTGCAAGGCGGAGCCGAAGGACTACCAGGCCCGCCTGCGCATGGGGGATGCCTGGGCCAAGGCCGGCCAGAAGGACCGCGCCGTCTCGGCCTACCAGCTCGCCGCCACGGGCTTTGCGCGCGAGGGCTTCCTCCCGCGAGCGATCGCCGCCAGCAAGCTGATCCTCGAGCTGGATCCCGCCCACAAGGGCGTGCAGCGGATGCTGGCGGACCTCTACGCGCGCAAGAGCGCTGGAGACGACGGCGCATCTCAACGTCCTTCCAAGCCCGCGCGTCGGGTGGAGCTTCCTGCTTTCACCGAGAACATGGGCGTCTCGATGGGCCCATCCGTGGCGCCGCTGGAGCTGCCCGAGGAGGATATGGAGATTCCGCTCCATGCGCCGCTGGAGATTCCGGAGTCTCCCCCGGTAGCGCGGGCCGCGGCGGTCGAGGAACCGCCCGACGAGGAGCTCGCCGTCGTTCAGGGCGTGCCCATGGCGCACCCACCCGAGGCGCCCGCTGCCCCGGCTCCGGCGCCCGTGCAGGCTCAGCCGCCGCCGCAGGCACCCGAGGTGTCGTCGCCTCCGCTCGATCCGGTGCCCATCCCGATCACCGAGCTTCTGGTCCGCCCTCGGCCGGCACCGTCTCCGGCCCCGGAGGTGCCGCCTGCGCCGGTCACGTCCGAGCCAGCGGCGAGCGAGCCGGTTCAAGCTTTCCCGCCGGCTCCGGATCCTACGCCCGCCGCGACGCAGGGCCCGCCACCGCCTCGAGCGCCCGAACCTCCGGCACCCTCGGTCAGTGCCAGGCCCCCGGGGCTCTCTCCTCGAAGCACCCCGCAGCGTCCCTCCGTCTCTGTCCCCGCTGTCCCGACGGAGCCGCCGCGCGCGGCTCCCGCCCCCGCGCCCGTGGAGGCAGCGCCCGTTCAGGCAAACATGGTGGCGTCGGCGGATGAGACGTCGCTCGAGGTGGATCTGGGTCGGGGGGTGAAGAAGCTCGCCTGGGCTGCCCTGAGCGAGCCCCTGTTCCCGGTCGCTACCGCCGCGAAGGAATCGGCTCCCGTGGCTGCGGCGCCAGTCTCCAGCGCGCCCCCTCCCGCTGCGTCATCGCCCGCGGCGCCCACTCCTGTTGCTCCCGCTCCCGCCGCAGCAACGCCCGCTGGCTCGGCGCCGCCCGGGCTTAGGCCGCGCCGGCCGTCAGAGCCTGGAATGCCGGACATGGCCGTGACGCCTTCACCGGGGCGATCGGCGGTAGTGGCATCCAGTCAACCGCCCGTGTCGACTGCCTTCACGGAGCCGGATCCGGAAGGAGACACGCTGCTGCACGCCGTGGAGGCGGCGGCGATCTCCGGAGTGAAACAGCGCGCGGCGCACTCGGCCGACGGCACCCACGTGGAGGACGAGGACATCCTCAGCCTGACGGAAGAGGTGAGCGCCGAGGCGCCCGCGGCGGGAGCGCTGCCGAACATCCCGCTCTTCTCGGATCTGCCCCAGGACGCCTTCATCGAGCTGTTCGAGCGCTGCCCGCTGCGCCGCTTCTCGCAGGGCCAGCGCGTCTTCGAGCAGGGCAGCCACGGCAACGCCTTCTACGTCATCTGCGAGGGCAGCGTTCACGTCTTCCGGCACGAGGGCTCGCAGCGCAAGGAGCTGGCGACGCTGGGCAGCGGGGCCTTCTTCGGGGAGATGGCGCTCTTGTCCGGAGCGCCGCGCATGGCCTCGGTGGAGAGCACGACGGAGGACACGCAGTTGCTGGAGATCTCAGCCCCGGTGCTGGCGGAGCTGTCGCGGCAGCATCCGCAGGTGGCCCGGGCGCTCAAGAAGTTCTGCCGCGAGCGCATGCTGTCCAACGTCATGAGCACCTCGGCGCTGTTCGAGCCGTTCGGGCGCAAGGATCGGCGCGTGCTGGTGGAGAAGTTCCGCGCCCGCGAGGTGAAGCGCAACGAGATCATCGTTCGCGAGGGCGACCGGACGGACGGGCTCTACGTGGTCCTCTCCGGCGAGGTGGAGGCCCGCAAGGGTGACCAGGTGCTCTCCCGGATGAGGGAGGGCGAGCTGTTCGGGGAGATCTCCCTGCTGTCGAAGACGCCGGCCACGGCGACGGTGATGGCCATCCGGCGCACGTCGCTGCTGCGCCTGCCACGAGAGGACTTCGACGCGCTCATCCTCACGCACCCGCAGATCCTGGTGCTCGTCTCGGAGCTCTCCGAGCAGCGGCTGCGGCGCACCGAGGCGCTCACGGGCACCCAGGTGCTGGAGCTGACGGCGGAGGACCTGCTCGTCTAA
- a CDS encoding HEAT repeat domain-containing protein: MRTGVRPLVVVLTLLLLAGCQGNRDQLLADLQSPRPEVRAQAVKALAKQGNAEDLVLFSRAAKDVAAIVRGEAAAALGESQDARVVDLLGELLEDPVEDVQGRAAMALAKVKNDKAKAYLTLQYGRRGRKTRQVIVQALKSANVPGAMAQVVAAESKAIWERNLLALNEGTLPERVGAAEELGKSGRPEAINRLMPLVRDSQVVMAAAAVRGLGDAGDRRAVPAIALLLDESFPELREASINALRKLQDPTAVPRLQAVAVEKSVVSGLAKDAIASLPRSPETDAALCAIALEGARREAISAARDMRSRGGCPLDPINERLSRPAGIEGALQAIIGLGPTAKATLPRVLPLLASADAAQRMLAVEAVGAIGDVSAAPALQKLYEQELKAIEAPRQDWIPTALPQTYGAGFDPSAPSETPSHPHSAQEEARAAKQNHLMDRVRALNAQRAREAGRVVVQPRVPSELSDDVEPLSLEPLAAVLRALGAVKAEGALALLKGYAGDASVTLRTAALVGLARMGPEGVEAAKGGMFEAERDLQTALAQALAEQGENGQNALVSLLPQFSSEKLVLLEALAQSGAPASASSALQEVVRQGGAEAVLAANILGRIKAKDAVETLSKVLDDPASVARREVLLALGEIGDTKAAEVVAKDLYHDLPEVRAAAVTALQKIGTNAQSEALDALKSDYYRRVREAASAALAKTGTVAEGAH, encoded by the coding sequence ATGAGAACCGGCGTGCGCCCCCTTGTCGTCGTCCTGACCCTGCTGCTGCTGGCGGGGTGTCAGGGCAATCGCGATCAGCTCCTCGCTGACCTCCAGAGCCCCCGCCCGGAGGTCCGCGCCCAGGCGGTGAAGGCGCTGGCGAAGCAGGGCAATGCGGAGGATCTGGTCCTCTTCTCTCGCGCCGCCAAGGATGTCGCCGCCATCGTCCGGGGCGAGGCTGCCGCGGCGCTCGGCGAGAGCCAGGACGCGCGGGTGGTGGACCTGCTGGGCGAGCTGCTCGAGGACCCCGTGGAGGATGTCCAGGGCCGCGCCGCGATGGCGCTCGCCAAGGTCAAGAACGACAAGGCCAAGGCATACCTCACCCTGCAGTACGGCCGCCGAGGCCGGAAGACGCGCCAGGTCATCGTCCAGGCGCTCAAGTCCGCCAACGTGCCCGGCGCCATGGCCCAGGTGGTGGCCGCCGAGTCCAAGGCCATCTGGGAGCGCAACCTGCTCGCGCTCAACGAGGGCACGCTGCCGGAGCGCGTCGGCGCCGCCGAGGAGCTCGGCAAGAGCGGGCGCCCGGAGGCCATCAACCGGCTGATGCCGCTCGTGCGGGACAGCCAGGTCGTCATGGCCGCCGCCGCCGTCCGTGGCCTGGGGGATGCGGGAGACCGGCGCGCGGTGCCCGCCATCGCGCTGCTGCTCGATGAGAGCTTCCCCGAGCTGCGCGAGGCCTCCATCAACGCGCTGCGCAAGCTTCAGGATCCGACCGCGGTCCCGCGCCTGCAGGCCGTGGCGGTGGAGAAGAGCGTCGTGAGCGGGCTGGCCAAGGACGCCATCGCCTCGCTGCCTCGCTCGCCGGAGACCGACGCGGCCCTGTGCGCCATCGCCTTGGAGGGCGCACGCCGGGAGGCCATCTCTGCGGCCCGCGACATGCGCTCGCGAGGTGGGTGCCCGCTGGATCCCATCAACGAGCGGCTCTCCCGCCCGGCGGGCATCGAGGGTGCCCTGCAGGCCATCATCGGCCTGGGCCCCACGGCCAAGGCCACGCTGCCCAGGGTGCTGCCGCTGCTCGCGTCGGCGGATGCCGCGCAGCGCATGCTCGCGGTGGAGGCGGTGGGGGCCATCGGCGATGTGTCGGCCGCGCCGGCGCTGCAGAAGCTGTATGAGCAGGAGCTCAAGGCCATCGAGGCGCCGCGCCAGGACTGGATTCCCACGGCCCTGCCGCAGACCTATGGCGCGGGGTTCGATCCCTCTGCGCCTTCCGAGACTCCGAGCCACCCGCACTCCGCCCAGGAGGAGGCGCGGGCCGCCAAGCAGAACCATCTGATGGATCGCGTCCGGGCGCTCAACGCCCAGCGTGCCCGCGAGGCCGGCCGGGTGGTGGTCCAGCCGCGCGTGCCCTCGGAGCTCTCCGATGACGTGGAGCCGCTGAGCCTCGAGCCGCTCGCAGCCGTGCTGCGGGCGCTGGGGGCGGTGAAGGCCGAGGGGGCGCTCGCGCTGCTCAAGGGCTACGCGGGGGACGCCAGCGTGACGCTGCGCACCGCGGCCCTGGTGGGGCTGGCGCGGATGGGGCCCGAGGGTGTCGAGGCCGCCAAGGGCGGCATGTTCGAGGCCGAGCGGGATCTCCAGACGGCCCTGGCCCAGGCGCTGGCGGAGCAGGGCGAGAACGGCCAGAACGCGCTGGTGTCGTTGCTGCCGCAGTTCTCCAGCGAGAAGCTGGTGCTGCTGGAGGCGCTGGCGCAGTCCGGGGCGCCTGCCTCGGCCTCGTCGGCGCTGCAGGAGGTGGTGCGCCAGGGTGGGGCGGAGGCGGTGCTGGCGGCCAACATCCTCGGCCGGATCAAGGCCAAGGACGCGGTGGAGACGCTCTCCAAGGTGCTGGATGATCCCGCGAGCGTGGCTCGGCGGGAGGTGCTCCTGGCGCTCGGGGAGATTGGCGACACCAAGGCCGCGGAGGTGGTGGCGAAGGACCTGTACCACGACCTTCCGGAGGTCCGCGCCGCCGCGGTGACGGCGCTGCAGAAGATCGGCACCAACGCCCAGTCCGAGGCGCTCGACGCGCTCAAGAGCGACTATTATCGGCGGGTGCGCGAGGCTGCCAGCGCCGCGCTGGCGAAGACGGGCACCGTCGCGGAGGGGGCTCACTGA
- a CDS encoding pseudouridine synthase, translating into MAAERLQKYLARAGVASRRHAEELITAGRVKVNNETVTELGSRVEPGTDLVMVDGKLVTPPENTSYYLLYKPAGVVTTLSDPQGRPTVASYVEEAGKRLFPVGRLDYDAEGALLFTDDGALAHKLTHPSFQVPRTYLAKVKGSPDTATLEKLRGGVRLEDGMATPLSVEVFEQAERNTWLKIVVAEGRPHLIKRLCAAVGHPVVRLYRPAYAGVGVGGLRPGELRPLTNSEVRLLQDVAEARMAPPEGAIGLPPRRHGRSAPGFMEADDGGEDFEPEVERPEPVVVKLPRAQEVPEGMRPAAAGRPARAAGKGRSEGGTGLARFGRGRTEGGDRPQRKEWKPRGEDGERPQRREWKPRAEGERPARKEWKPRAEGERPARKEWKPRAEGERPARKEWKSRDGGDRPARKEWKPRAEGERSERREWKPRGEGAGRPERREWKPRGEGERPARKEWKPRGEAGDRPERREWKPRGEGDRPARKEWKPRGEAGARPERREWKPRGEGAGRPERREWKPRGEGAGRPERREWKPRDEGDRPARKEWKPRGEGGDRPARKSWSPRGEGAAPGPRSRGTGAFGRTPRAGGDARPERRSARPEGEGEGGGGFVDWRKQKRREPGADWDSRRPGPGGGRGPRKPGGPRRPR; encoded by the coding sequence ATGGCTGCTGAACGACTTCAGAAGTACCTGGCTCGCGCGGGAGTGGCTTCGCGCCGGCATGCAGAGGAGCTCATCACCGCGGGTCGGGTGAAGGTGAACAACGAGACGGTGACGGAGCTGGGCAGCCGGGTGGAGCCCGGTACGGACCTGGTGATGGTGGACGGCAAGCTCGTCACGCCGCCGGAGAACACGTCCTACTACCTGCTCTACAAGCCGGCGGGAGTGGTGACGACGCTGTCGGATCCGCAGGGGCGCCCCACGGTCGCCAGCTACGTGGAGGAGGCGGGCAAGCGCCTGTTCCCCGTGGGCCGGCTGGACTACGACGCCGAGGGCGCGCTGCTCTTCACGGACGATGGGGCGCTGGCCCACAAGCTCACGCACCCCAGCTTCCAGGTGCCGCGCACGTACCTGGCCAAGGTGAAGGGCTCGCCGGACACGGCCACGCTGGAGAAGCTGCGCGGGGGCGTGCGGCTCGAGGACGGCATGGCCACGCCGCTCTCGGTGGAGGTGTTCGAGCAGGCCGAGCGCAACACGTGGCTGAAGATCGTCGTCGCCGAGGGCCGGCCTCACCTCATCAAGCGCCTGTGCGCGGCGGTGGGGCACCCGGTGGTGCGCCTGTACCGCCCGGCCTATGCGGGCGTGGGCGTGGGCGGGCTGCGGCCCGGAGAGCTGCGTCCGCTGACGAACTCCGAGGTGCGCCTGCTGCAGGACGTGGCCGAGGCGCGGATGGCTCCGCCCGAGGGCGCGATTGGCCTGCCGCCGCGGCGCCATGGGCGGTCCGCGCCCGGCTTCATGGAGGCGGATGACGGTGGCGAGGACTTCGAGCCGGAGGTCGAGCGGCCCGAGCCCGTGGTGGTGAAGCTGCCTCGGGCGCAGGAGGTTCCCGAGGGGATGCGGCCGGCCGCGGCGGGGCGTCCCGCGCGTGCGGCGGGCAAGGGCCGGAGCGAGGGTGGCACCGGGCTGGCGCGCTTTGGCCGTGGGCGCACGGAGGGAGGCGATCGTCCGCAGCGCAAGGAGTGGAAGCCGCGCGGCGAGGACGGGGAGCGGCCCCAGCGCCGGGAGTGGAAGCCCCGCGCCGAGGGTGAGCGTCCTGCCCGCAAGGAGTGGAAGCCCCGCGCCGAGGGTGAGCGTCCTGCTCGCAAGGAGTGGAAGCCCCGCGCCGAGGGTGAGCGTCCTGCCCGCAAGGAGTGGAAGTCCCGGGACGGGGGCGACCGTCCTGCTCGCAAGGAGTGGAAGCCTCGCGCCGAGGGTGAGCGCTCCGAGCGCCGTGAGTGGAAGCCGCGTGGCGAGGGGGCGGGGCGTCCCGAGCGCCGCGAGTGGAAGCCGCGTGGCGAGGGTGAGCGTCCGGCTCGCAAGGAGTGGAAGCCCCGAGGAGAGGCGGGCGACCGTCCCGAGCGCCGCGAGTGGAAACCGCGTGGCGAGGGTGATCGTCCGGCTCGCAAGGAGTGGAAGCCCCGAGGAGAGGCGGGCGCCCGTCCTGAGCGCCGCGAGTGGAAACCGCGTGGCGAAGGGGCAGGCCGCCCCGAGCGCCGCGAGTGGAAGCCTCGTGGCGAGGGGGCGGGCCGTCCCGAGCGTCGCGAGTGGAAGCCTCGGGACGAGGGTGATCGTCCGGCTCGCAAGGAGTGGAAGCCCCGAGGGGAGGGCGGAGATCGTCCCGCCCGGAAGTCCTGGAGCCCTCGCGGAGAAGGAGCCGCGCCGGGGCCCCGCAGCCGGGGAACCGGAGCCTTTGGCCGGACGCCCCGAGCGGGTGGAGACGCGCGGCCGGAGCGCCGGAGCGCTCGCCCGGAGGGTGAAGGAGAGGGCGGCGGAGGCTTCGTCGACTGGCGCAAGCAGAAGCGGCGTGAGCCGGGCGCCGACTGGGACTCCCGCCGCCCAGGGCCGGGCGGAGGTCGGGGCCCTCGCAAGCCTGGCGGTCCGCGTCGCCCCCGGTGA